One region of Glycine max cultivar Williams 82 chromosome 9, Glycine_max_v4.0, whole genome shotgun sequence genomic DNA includes:
- the LOC100780370 gene encoding CASP-like protein 4B1 translates to MSNLDGDSPKIHVETPPVAPSAPSEGHLAPASHGGIGGILRRWKREDLIKRGSLGLRGVALLFSLISFFIMASNKHGDWREFDKYEEYRYLLAIAILSSLYTGAQAFRLLQELSTAKQLLQPRMAAMIDFFGDQIIAYLLISSASSAIPITNRMREGADNIFTDSSAAAISMSIFAFLCLAVSALISGYKLSTQPYI, encoded by the exons ATGTCAAATCTCGACGGTGATTCGCCGAAGATACACGTTGAGACTCCGCCGGTGGCGCCTTCTGCGCCGAGTGAGGGCCACCTCGCGCCGGCGAGCCACGGCGGAATCGGCGGAATCCTGCGGCGGTGGAAGAGGGAGGACTTGATCAAGAGAGGGTCGTTGGGACTGAGAGGGGTCGCTCTGCTTTTCTCTCTGATTTCGTTCTTTATCATGGCCAGCAATAAGCATGGGGATTGGAGAGAGTTCGATAAATATGAAGAGTACAG GTATTTGCTTGCTATAGCGATTTTGTCTAGTTTGTACACTGGAGCCCAAGCGTTCCGTCTACTTCAGGAACTCTCCACCGCAAAACAATTGCTTCAGCCAAGAATGGCAGCTATGATTGACTTTTTTGGTGATCAG ATCATTGCATATCTTTTGATATCATCAGCATCTTCAGCAATTCCAATAACAAATAGAATGAGGGAAGGGGCAGACAATATATTCACAGACTCTTCAGCTGCAGCCATTAGCATGTCAATTTTTGCCTTCTTGTGTCTAGCAGTATCAGCCCTCATTTCAGGCTACAAATTATCAACTCAACCTTATATATGA
- the LOC100781442 gene encoding soyasapogenol B glucuronide galactosyltransferase-like yields the protein MKTDLHANQLNLIFLPYLSPGHLNPMVDTARLFARHGASVTIITTPANALTFQKAIDSDFNCGYHIRTQVVPFPSAQLGLPDGAENLKDGTSLEILGKIMYGISMLQGQIEPLFQDLQPDCLVTDVLYPWTVESAAKLGIPRLYFYSASYFASCATYFIRKHKPHERLVSDTQKFSIPGLPHNIEMTTLQLEEWERTKNEFSDLMNAVYESESRSYGTLCNSFHEFEGEYELLYQSTKGVKSWSVGPVCASANTSGEEKVYRGQKEEHAQESEWLKWLNSKQNESVLYVNFGSLTRLSLAQIVEIAHGLENSGHSFIWVVRIKDENENGDNFLQEFEQKIKESKKGYIIWNWAPQLLILDHPAIGGIVTHCGWNSILESVSAGLPMITWPMFAEQFYNEKLLVDVLKIGVPVGSKENKFWTTLGEVPVVGREEIAKAVVQLMGKEESTEMRRRARKLGDASKKTIEEGGSSYNNLMQLLDELKSLKASKAIEKET from the coding sequence ATGAAGACAGATTTGCATGCCAACcaactcaatttaatttttctaccaTATCTATCTCCTGGCCATTTGAACCCCATGGTAGATACAGCAAGGCTTTTTGCCAGGCATGGTGCTAGTGTTACCATTATCACTACCCCTGCTAATGCTTTGACATTCCAAAAAGCCATAGACAGTGACTTCAATTGTGGATACCACATTAGAACTCAAGTGGTTCCATTCCCTTCAGCCCAGCTTGGCCTCCCTGATGGGGCTGAAAACCTCAAAGATGGCACTTCCCTAGAAATACTTGGTAAAATCATGTATGGAATATCCATGCTCCAAGGTCAAATTGAGCCTCTATTTCAGGATCTTCAACCAGATTGCCTTGTAACCGATGTGCTTTATCCTTGGACAGTGGAGTCAGCTGCAAAACTAGGCATCCCAAGGCTTTACTTTTACAGCGCAAGCTACTTCGCAAGCTGCGCCACATATTTTATCCGAAAGCATAAGCCTCATGAGAGGTTAGTTTCTGATACGCAGAAGTTTTCAATTCCTGGCCTTCCACATAATATTGAGATGACCACCCTGCAGCTCGAAGAATGGGAAAGGACTAAGAATGAATTCTCAGATTTGATGAATGCAGTATATGAATCGGAGAGCAGAAGCTATGGAACACTGTGCAACAGTTTTCATGAATTTGAAGGTGAGTATGAGCTTCTTTATCAGAGCACCAAGGGGGTCAAGTCTTGGAGTGTAGGACCAGTTTGTGCCTCGGCTAACACAAGTGGTGAAGAAAAGGTCTATAGGGGACAAAAGGAGGAGCATGCACAAGAGTCAGAGTGGCTAAAGTGGCTTAACTCCAAGCAGAATGAGTCAGTACTTTATGTAAATTTTGGAAGCCTCACCAGGCTCTCTCTTGCTCAGATTGTTGAAATTGCTCACGGACTAGAAAATTCTGGTCATAGTTTCATCTGGGTTGTACGAATAAaggatgaaaatgagaatggagacaattttcttcaagaatttgaGCAGAAGATTAAAGAAAGCAAGAAGGGTTATATCATATGGAACTGGGCACCACAACTTCTCATATTGGACCACCCTGCCATAGGGGGAATTGTCACTCACTGTGGTTGGAATTCCATTCTTGAAAGTGTCAGTGCTGGATTGCCAATGATCACATGGCCAATGTTTGCAGAACAATTCTACAATGAGAAGTTGCTAGTTGATGTATTGAAGATTGGAGTCCCAGtgggatcgaaagaaaacaagttCTGGACAACTCTGGGCGAGGTTCCAGTGGTCGGAAGGGAAGAGATTGCAAAGGCTGTGGTACAGTTGATGGGAAAAGAAGAGAGCACAGAAATGAGGAGGAGAGCAAGAAAACTTGGAGATGCTTCCAAGAAGACTATAGAGGAGGGTGGATCATCTTACAACAACTTGATGCAGTTGTTAGATGAACTAAAGTCATTGAAGGCATCTAAGGCAATTGAGAaagaaacttga
- the LOC100776837 gene encoding probable WRKY transcription factor 33, which yields MTMGDHNNWGTSELSLNNQYQNHNQVGLDVPKFKSVQPPSLLFSPSSISPSSYFNFSSAFSPSEFLNSPLFFPSPNIFASPTTEALVGQSFNWRNGSGEEQQRGKEDEKNYSDFSFQTQIQSSSNMFQVEPLKKQDMWKFNEPTKQTDFSPERTATKSEFPSIQSFSSEMAEGKPEIQSSSVPGSGYFDYTSASQSVREQKRTEDGFNWIKYGQKQVKGSENPRSYYKCTHPNCSVKKKVEKSLDGHITEIVYKGQHSHPKPQSTRRTNSQSIHQPSSSCTNSGITDHSVVTLGNPQMDHFSIQEDSSASVGEEEFEQTPQTSYSGGDGDNLGPDAKRWKGDNENDGYSVSASRSVREPRVVVETTSEIDILDDGFRWRKYGQKVVKGNSNARSYYKCTAPGCSVRKHVERAAHDIKAVITTYEGKHNHDVPAARGSGKYNSNRNSQNSNISAPIRPSAVNCYSNSSSFTNSLYNNTRLPATGNQESFSLDKFKNPGSFGYSDLNRPMGSHTNHAQYTDAAYSRAKDERKDDSFLQSFLSKDF from the exons ATGACCATGGGAGATCATAATAACTGGGGAACTTCTGAACTTAGTCTTAATAATcaatatcaaaatcataatcaAGTTGGACTTGATGTTCCTAAATTCAAGTCTGTTCAACCTCCCTCACTACTCTTCTCTCCCTCATCAATCTCCCCTTCTTCTTACTTCAACTTTTCATCTGCTTTCAGCCCTTCTGAGTTCTTGAACTCACCtttgttttttccttctccAAAT ATTTTTGCTTCTCCTACTACTGAGGCTTTGGTTGGCCAGAGCTTCAACTGGAGGAACGGTTCGGGCGAAGAACAACAGCGTGGCAAGGAGGATGAGAAAAACTACTCCGACTTCTCTTTCCAAACCCAAATTCAATCTTCCTCAAACATGTTTCAAGTG GAACCGCTTAAGAAACAAGACATGTGGAAATTCAATgaacctacaaaacaaactgaTTTTTCACCTGAGCGGACAGCAACAAAATCTGAATTCCCTTCAATTCAGAGCTTTTCCTCAGAGATGGCAGAAGGAAAACCAGAAATACAAAGTAGCTCAGTTCCCGGGTCTGGTTATTTTGACTACACAAGTGCATCTCAGTCTGTAAGAGAACAAAAGAGAACAGAAGATGGGTTCAACTGGATAAAATATGGACAGAAACAAGTGAAAGGGAGTGAAAATCCTCGTAGTTATTACAAGTGCACACATCCAAATTGCTCAGTGAAGAAGAAAGTGGAGAAGTCTTTGGATGGACATATCACTGAAATAGTATATAAGGGCCAACATAGCCACCCAAAACCGCAGTCTACTAGAAGAACAAACTCTCAATCAATTCATCAACCTTCTTCGTCTTGCACAAACTCAGGGATAACTGATCATTCAGTGGTGACTCTAGGAAATCCACAAATGGATCATTTCTCCATACAAGAAGATTCTTCAGCTTCTGTTGGAGAGGAAGAGTTTGAGCAAACACCGCAAACCAGTTATTCCGGAGGAGACGGAGATAATCTTGGACCTGATGCCAAAAGATG GAAGGGAGATAACGAAAACGATGGCTATTCAGTCTCAGCAAGCAGATCTGTTAGAGAGCCTAGAGTTGTTGTTGAAACCACAAGCGAAATTGATATACTTGATGATGGCTTTAGGTGGAGGAAATATGGACAGAAAGTAGTCAAAGGAAACTCAAATGCAAG GAGCTATTACAAATGCACCGCCCCTGGTTGTTCAGTGAGAAAACACGTTGAGCGAGCCGCACATGACATCAAAGCTGTGATCACAACTTATGAAGGGAAGCACAACCATGATGTGCCTGCTGCACGTGGTAGCGGAAAATATAACTCGAACAGAAATTCTCAGAACAGCAACATATCAGCGCCTATAAGACCCTCGGCAGTGAATTGTTATTCTAACTCATCAAGTTTCACAAATTCTCTCTATAATAATACTAGGCTTCCAGCAACTGGAAATCAAGAATCATTTTCACTGGACAAGTTCAAGAATCCTGGAAGTTTTGGCTATTCAGATCTTAACAGACCAATGGGTTCACATACCAATCATGCACAATACACAGATGCTGCATACTCAAGGGCCAAGGATGAGAGGAAGGATGATTCATTCCTTCAGTCATTTCTCTCAAAGGACTTCTAA